GTGATCTTTTACTCAGGCACCGCGGTCTTGATCTTGCCGAAACACACCAACAGGTTTTCCCATTATCGACACCTCTAGAAGATCCAGCTCCAAAACTCCAGGAATCGCATCAACTGGAAATTGAAGAGCCTCAAGCAAAAGAAAATCCTGAAAAAAGCTGTCCTCTGAGGACTTCAACGGTCCCGCAACGAAAATCCCCTCATCATCATATTTTTACGCGTTTTTTTGCGCTTGTCCGCAAAATCATTAAAATGGCTTACCTTTTATTTTTAAAAATAAAAGAATGTTTTTTTAGTAAAAATCAAAATCATTCAGAAATTCATCAAACAAAACCTTTGATTAATAAAGAAACTCCGCCAAAAACTAATGAATATCAACAAATAGAATTATCTGATAGTGAAAGCGAAGGATCAAATGATGATGACCTTTTAGATCTATTTTAAAAAAAGGAGAGATAAAAATGACCCCTCTTACAAGTACAATAAAAGACATACAAGTCCCCGAAGCATCGCCTTCGAATATTCAAACATTTGCAACTCAAGCGGTAGCTTGCTTTGAAGCAATCCAAAACGCTTGCCAAGGAATTGTGAAAAACGCCGAGAGGCAGCAAAAATACTTCAAGCTGGAAGAGCTGCGGAAGCAGATCAAAAGCTTAGACACCTCGCAGGTGAAAGAGCTGAGCCAACTCAATCAAAAAATTAGAAGGGAGATGCGCGCGCTAAGAAACCAATATCAGACAAATTCCCATTGGCTTGTATTAACGCAAAAGCAATCCCACCTCGTAGAAATCGAGCCAAGCATTTCTCTTGTTCCCAGGGTAAAAATCCATCCAGACGATCTGCAAGCGTCATTCAAGGAGATCGCAGCACTTCGAAGAGGAGTTGAAAAAGTGCGCGCCCTACAGCATCTTTACCAAAAAGCTGCCTCCTTGGAAGAAAGCGACAGCTCTGAATTACTTATAGAAATCCAACGTTTTTCAGATAGCAATTTGAGCTTGTCAGAAAAAATCCTCGCATTGAAGCAGATCAAATGGAGAGATAAAGATGACAAACAGCTAGACGAATTGAAAGCTCTAATCGACCCAACGGGAAAAGACTTTGTTCAATATTTTCTACGCGGCGACTTAAAGCCAAAAGATGCAGTCAACTACATCACAGTCGTTTTAAAAGACCGCCTCATGTACAACCCTTCAGTGTCTCCTCTTGAGTTGCTGAAGAGTTGGCCAACAAGTATCGAGAAAAAAGACTCTGATCAATGGATAGCTGCCCTGATGAAGATGGAGTCTAAAAAAAGCATCCAGGATTCCTTCACTAATTTTACCATTTCCTATTTATTAAACTGCATCGACCCTTCAGGCCTGCAAAGATGTGCAGAATTGAATAAAAAGCGCCTAAGCAGTGCCTCTTTTGCAAAAGAGGTCTCCGAAGTGATCGATACACTAGAAACATTTGGCCTTGATTCAAAAGAAATCTATCAACGCTACCGCTTCACGACAAAAGAAAACTTGCCGCTTCAGGAAATGGAGAAAAAAATGATGAGCGCACTTTTAAGCGAAAGTGAAATCAAACAATTCGCCAAAGCTTTAAAGAGCGCTGTTGCAAGGGATTGGCTGACATTCGACATGAAAACATTTATGTCTGGATCTAAATCATTTGAACAACTTATCGGCAATCGACTAAAAATTTATGACGACTTGGCAGAAAAATACAAAAATGCTCTCAAAGCCTTGTCTGACGAAAAAGAACAAGCGCAGATGATCAGCAACATGCTTTTGCTATGTTATCACCTTATGCGAAGTGGTGAATTTGGTTTGAGCTTCACGCTTTTTTCTTCAGGAGTCGATATGACAAAAAATTCTTGTCAGAAAGGCTGGGATATTGCCCTGAAAAAGCATCAAAAGCATCACGATTTTCTAGAAAAAGTATGCGACCCCGTAAAAAATTTGAAAAACTTGCGCAAATTGATTTCTAACAGAGAAAGCGAAAAAATCGCATGCGTTCCATTTTTCGCCATTGTCCTGAAAGATATCATCCAGTTTAAAGAGCAAATTTCGCAACCCCGTGACAATTTAATCGAACAGCTATTTGGTGATCACGGTCATCTTGCTAAAAAAATTGTCGACCTATTAGCAAAGGGGAAGATCGAAGAAGAAGAGAAAGACTGGGCAAAAAGCCATTTTTTCAAAGATATTCAAAAGCTTTTCCGAATCATCGAGATGACCGATGCTCCCTATGCCGAGAAAAACCTCGTGAGAAAAAAAATTGTTGACATTCTACAGCAAGAAAGAGAATTGCAACTAGAAATTCTCAAAAGAAAAAGAGCGCTTAATCAGGGGATTTCTCTACTTAGTCTCTATTATAGCAATCAAACAGAAGAAGAGAGTTTATCCTCCTTATTATAAAGTTGTTAAAAATTTCGTCATTGTCTTTATGCAACTGCATGGACAATGGCGTTTGATTTAAATTAATGACACACTCTAAGCTTAAGAGCATGGCTTATGATAACTACAAACTTAATCCTCTGATTGAAGCAACGCGCCAATTCAAGATTCCCGATTCATGCATTCTTGTGATTTTTGGAGCAACAGGCGATTTAACCGCACGAAAACTCGTTCCCGCTTTATATAACCTCGCCAGCGCCGGACAACTTCCAGCACATTTTGCTTGTGTCGGATTTGCCAGACGGAACAAATCTCATGAAGATTTCCGCAAAGAGATGCACGAGGCAGTCTGCCAATTTTCCCGTACAAAGCCGATAGATCTAAATCTTTGGCAGTCGTTCAGCGAAAAACTGTTCTATCATCAGTCCGAATTTGACAACGATGAAGGGTATGACTCTCTCAAAACATTTTTGGAGCAGCTTGACAACCAATTCAGCACAAAGGGAAATCGCGTCTACTACCTTTCTACCCAGCCTAGCTTTTTCACGCTGATCACAGAAAAATTAAATAGCCACGGATTGATCTATAAGACAGAAGACCGTAAAAAATGGTCCCGTCTCATCATCGAAAAGCCCTTTGGACACGATTTAAGTTCCGCAAAAAAACTTCAAAATGATCTGACCCATCACATGGATGAAAGCCAGATCTACCGGATCGACCACTACCTTGGGAAAGAGACCGTTCAAAATCTTTTAGTCTTCCGCTTCAGCAACCCAATTTTTGAGTCTCTTTGGAACAATAAGCATATCGATCACGTACAAATTACTGTCAGCGAAGATATTGGAATTGGAACGCGTGGACATTTTTTTGAAGAGGCAGGACTTCTACGCGATATCGTTCAAAATCACATGATGCAGCTTATTTCGCTCGTCGCAATGGAGCCTCCTGCCAGCTTGTATGCCAATGCGATCAGAGATGAAAAAATGAAAGTGATGGAGTCGATTCGCGAGTTTCCGGCCGGTCATTACGACAATGCCATCATCCGTGGGCAATATGCCGCGGGCATGATCGATGGAGAACCGGTCAAAGGATACTGCGAAGAGGAAAATGTCGATCCTCAATCGACAGTGGAAACCTATGTTGCTATGGAGCTAAAAATCGATAACTGGCGTTGGGCTGGAGTGCCGTTTTTCCTGCGAGCAGGAAAAAGGCTTCCCAAAAGAGCAACAGAGATTTCGATTACATTCAAAGAAGCTCCGGGCTTTTTATTCGAGAAGCAGGCTAGCAAGGTAGATTCAAATATCTTAGTCATCCGTATCCAGCCTGATGAAGGAATTTCCCTTAAAATGAACTGCAAAGTTCCCGGATTAAGCAGCCAAATCCAGCCTGTTAAAATGGATTTCCGCTACAGTACCTACTTTGGATCAACACCTCCTGAGGCCTATGAAAGATTAATTTGCGATTGCATGGCAGGCGACAGCACTCTTTTTGCTCGAGCAGATGAGGTGCTCGCTTCGTGGAAGCTGTTTACGCCAATTCTACAGCACTGGCAAAACATCAGGCCACCATCTTTGCCATACTACCAGGCTGGTACATGGGGACCGGAAGAGGCTGACAACCTGATCGAAAAAACCGGCAGAAAATGGCGGCTCTTATAATATGGTTAAAGATATTAAAGGATATCTATTCAATCTGATCATCTATACTGCAGAAAAACGGCGCTCCGACTATTTTGAGCAAATCGTACACCCGCTGATCGAAAAATTCCCTTCCAGAGTCATTCATATCCAATGCGGCAAAGAAGAGTTAAGCCATACAGGTATTGAACCATGCGGCCATGCAAGCGAGCGCTTAATGCTCTTTTCATCACCTGAAAACCTCTCAAAAATTCCCTTTATTGTTCTTCCCCGTCTCGTTCCAGATCTTCCCGTCTATTTATTATGGGGAGACGACCTCACAGCAGAAAACCCCATATTGCCGAAATTAGAGAAATTGGCAACACGGTTAATCTTCGATACGGAAAGCACAGCCAATTTACAAACATTTGCTCAGAAAATGCTGAATAAAGTGGAAACGTTAAATACTGAATTCATGGATATCAGCTGGGCAGAGATCGCCGGCTGGAGAGATGTGATCGCCCAAGTATTCAACACCAAGAGTCAACTGGATTATCTAAGGCAATGCAACTATATCCACATTAAATACAATCAGTTGCAAGACGAGTACATCAATCACGACTCGGTGCAAGCGATCTATCTTCAAGGATGGCTTGCTGCACAGCTAGAGTGGACATTCAAGACAATAGAAGAAATCGACGGCGAACATCATATTGAATATCATGGAAGAAAAGTGGTTTTAACGCCTCAAAAGCGGCGCACGTTGAATCCGGGAATTATTTTCGAAATTTCATGCATTGATGATCGCAATCTCAAAACAACATTGACCTTTGCCGACCAGCAATCCAAAGTCATGATCTACATCTCAACACCGGATCACTGCGATGTTCCTTATTCTTTGCAGCTTCAGGCAATGCAAACAGGAGCTACCGCAATGAAAGAGATGTTTTACTTCAGGCCAAGCCATCATTATCGAAAGATGTTGCAAACCATCGGCAAGATCCCGTGGAGAAATTTTTAACATGGACATTATCGATCCACTCAAACAATCCATTGACGAAAGAAGAGATTTGATTAAAGGTGAGGACAAATTTCATACGATCCAAATCTGCGTCCTGCATTTTATCAAAACCGCAGAACAGGCGATTTCTGAACGAGGCGTTTTTCATGTAGCTCTGTCGGGCGGCTCCACTCCCAAAGCCATTTTTCAAAGCCTTGCGGACGAGGCCAACCGCGATCAAATCGATTGGAGCAACATCTACCTTTGGTGGAGCGACGAGCGCTCTGTCGATGGAGAAGATGAAAATAGCAATTACCGCATGGCAATGGACGCCGGACTCTCCGATCTTCCTATTCCTGAAGACCATATTTTTCGCATGAAAGGAGAAGGAGACATCGAAGCACATGCATTAGAATACGAAGAGTTGATAAAAAAAAATGTTCCGGATGAAACATTTGATCTCGTGATGTTAGGAATGGGAGAAGACGGACATACGGCATCCCTTTTCCCAGAGACGCATGCTCTGCACTCCGACGGAAGACTTGTTGTCGCTAACTTTGTCGAAAAGCTCAATACTTGGAGGCTTACATTTACCTTCAAACTCATCAACGCAGCTAGACAAACAGTCGTTTATGTCATCGGAGAAAATAAAGCGAAAATGCTAAAAAAAATCATAAAAGGCGACTATACCCCAGACCAGCTTCCACTCCAAAGAGTAGGCACAGCCTCCAATAAAGCTCTAATCATTACCGACAACACTGCGGGAAAAGAGCTCTATGAATGAATTGCGTTTATCTAAATTAATGTCTTTGAGAGGGATCTGCTCGCGTCGCGAAGCAGACAGAATGATTGAAAAAGGGCTTGTGCGCGCGAACGGCAAAGTGATCTCCGAGCTCGGTACAAAAGTTCCTGAAAATGCTGAAATAGAGCTTCTACCTCACGCAAAAAAATGGCAGGCGGAAAAAGTAACGATCATTTTAAACAAGCCGATCGGCTACGTTTCCACCCAGCCCGAAAAAGGGTACAAACAAGCTCTCGACTTAATCACGCCGGAAAGGCAGTGGAACAGCAAATCATTCGATCCGAAACATCTCCGAAAGCTATCTGTTGCCGGCCGCCTTGACATTGATTCCAAAGGCATTTTGATTCTCACTCAAGACGGGGTCATCGCCAAAAAAATTATTGGGAATGAATCCGAAATCGAAAAGGAATATCTCGTTCGAGTTGACGGAGCTGTAACCCCAGGAATCATCAAACGCCTGAGCTTTGGGTTGGTATTGGACAATACCCCTTTAAAAAAGGCCAACATTCAGCAATTGGACGAACATCTCATGAAATTCACCCTAATTGAAGGGAAAAAGCGGCAAATTAGACGAATGTGTGAACTCGTCGGATTAAAAGTTGTCGACTTAAAGCGAGTCCGAATCGGTAAAATTAGATTGGGCGATCTTCCAACCGGATATTGGCGTTATTTGAAGAAAAGCGAAACAATTTAAGTTTTATGCCTCCAGAGATCAGAGAACCTAGTAAAGGTTCCGTCAAAGCGATGATCATTTTAGGCTTGATTGCCGCCTTGATGGGCGGATCAGTGATGCTTAGCTGGCATCTGCATCGGCTCAAATTCATCGAAGCGCATTCCTATTTTACCACAATGCCGTACAACACAGCGTTGGGATTTTTTCTCGGCGGACTTTCTTGTGCCATCTTTAAAAGTGGATGGAGAAAAACTGCATTAGCGATGGCCTGGTGTGTTGCCCTCATTGGCTATTTGACTCTTCTGGAATATATCCTTGGGTTTGACTTTGGAATCGATCAAGTATTTGTCAACGACACTAATCCCTATAAAGGAAGAATGGCGCCTAATGCTGCTGTTTGCTTTTCCTTTATCGGAACAGCATTAATTTTCGTTTTCAACACCTGGCGGTTTGAAATGCGCCAACTGTTGATCCGCATTTTTGCTTGCCTCACAGTCGCTTTTGCGTTAATCGGCTTTTCCGCCTGGTTAACAGGGGCTGTTTCGAAAGGATGGATCGAATTCACACGGCTTGATGGAAGGCCGACGATCGAATTTTTTACACTTTCCGCGTCCGTGATCGTCTATGCGTGGACACACTGTAAAACATACGACGGCGCTCTTCCTCCAATGCTTCCCATGCCGACAACAATTGCCGTGATTTTAGCCACAATCTTTTTATGGCAAGCATTGGACGGACAGGAACGGATCCAATTTCGCAACCTCAATCTATCTGATGCAGAGCACATCAAGTCAACCATTGAAACCTATATCAACCATCAAGTATCCGCTCTTGAAAACATGGCCAAAAGATGGGAAATGCGCGGCTCCACTCCCAAATCGGAATGGGAAATGGACGCCATCGCCTATATTGATATTAAATC
This genomic window from Waddlia chondrophila WSU 86-1044 contains:
- a CDS encoding RasGEF domain-containing protein; translation: MTPLTSTIKDIQVPEASPSNIQTFATQAVACFEAIQNACQGIVKNAERQQKYFKLEELRKQIKSLDTSQVKELSQLNQKIRREMRALRNQYQTNSHWLVLTQKQSHLVEIEPSISLVPRVKIHPDDLQASFKEIAALRRGVEKVRALQHLYQKAASLEESDSSELLIEIQRFSDSNLSLSEKILALKQIKWRDKDDKQLDELKALIDPTGKDFVQYFLRGDLKPKDAVNYITVVLKDRLMYNPSVSPLELLKSWPTSIEKKDSDQWIAALMKMESKKSIQDSFTNFTISYLLNCIDPSGLQRCAELNKKRLSSASFAKEVSEVIDTLETFGLDSKEIYQRYRFTTKENLPLQEMEKKMMSALLSESEIKQFAKALKSAVARDWLTFDMKTFMSGSKSFEQLIGNRLKIYDDLAEKYKNALKALSDEKEQAQMISNMLLLCYHLMRSGEFGLSFTLFSSGVDMTKNSCQKGWDIALKKHQKHHDFLEKVCDPVKNLKNLRKLISNRESEKIACVPFFAIVLKDIIQFKEQISQPRDNLIEQLFGDHGHLAKKIVDLLAKGKIEEEEKDWAKSHFFKDIQKLFRIIEMTDAPYAEKNLVRKKIVDILQQERELQLEILKRKRALNQGISLLSLYYSNQTEEESLSSLL
- a CDS encoding pseudouridine synthase; the encoded protein is MNELRLSKLMSLRGICSRREADRMIEKGLVRANGKVISELGTKVPENAEIELLPHAKKWQAEKVTIILNKPIGYVSTQPEKGYKQALDLITPERQWNSKSFDPKHLRKLSVAGRLDIDSKGILILTQDGVIAKKIIGNESEIEKEYLVRVDGAVTPGIIKRLSFGLVLDNTPLKKANIQQLDEHLMKFTLIEGKKRQIRRMCELVGLKVVDLKRVRIGKIRLGDLPTGYWRYLKKSETI
- the zwf gene encoding glucose-6-phosphate dehydrogenase produces the protein MAYDNYKLNPLIEATRQFKIPDSCILVIFGATGDLTARKLVPALYNLASAGQLPAHFACVGFARRNKSHEDFRKEMHEAVCQFSRTKPIDLNLWQSFSEKLFYHQSEFDNDEGYDSLKTFLEQLDNQFSTKGNRVYYLSTQPSFFTLITEKLNSHGLIYKTEDRKKWSRLIIEKPFGHDLSSAKKLQNDLTHHMDESQIYRIDHYLGKETVQNLLVFRFSNPIFESLWNNKHIDHVQITVSEDIGIGTRGHFFEEAGLLRDIVQNHMMQLISLVAMEPPASLYANAIRDEKMKVMESIREFPAGHYDNAIIRGQYAAGMIDGEPVKGYCEEENVDPQSTVETYVAMELKIDNWRWAGVPFFLRAGKRLPKRATEISITFKEAPGFLFEKQASKVDSNILVIRIQPDEGISLKMNCKVPGLSSQIQPVKMDFRYSTYFGSTPPEAYERLICDCMAGDSTLFARADEVLASWKLFTPILQHWQNIRPPSLPYYQAGTWGPEEADNLIEKTGRKWRLL
- a CDS encoding glucose-6-phosphate dehydrogenase assembly protein OpcA, encoding MVKDIKGYLFNLIIYTAEKRRSDYFEQIVHPLIEKFPSRVIHIQCGKEELSHTGIEPCGHASERLMLFSSPENLSKIPFIVLPRLVPDLPVYLLWGDDLTAENPILPKLEKLATRLIFDTESTANLQTFAQKMLNKVETLNTEFMDISWAEIAGWRDVIAQVFNTKSQLDYLRQCNYIHIKYNQLQDEYINHDSVQAIYLQGWLAAQLEWTFKTIEEIDGEHHIEYHGRKVVLTPQKRRTLNPGIIFEISCIDDRNLKTTLTFADQQSKVMIYISTPDHCDVPYSLQLQAMQTGATAMKEMFYFRPSHHYRKMLQTIGKIPWRNF
- the pgl gene encoding 6-phosphogluconolactonase; the protein is MDIIDPLKQSIDERRDLIKGEDKFHTIQICVLHFIKTAEQAISERGVFHVALSGGSTPKAIFQSLADEANRDQIDWSNIYLWWSDERSVDGEDENSNYRMAMDAGLSDLPIPEDHIFRMKGEGDIEAHALEYEELIKKNVPDETFDLVMLGMGEDGHTASLFPETHALHSDGRLVVANFVEKLNTWRLTFTFKLINAARQTVVYVIGENKAKMLKKIIKGDYTPDQLPLQRVGTASNKALIITDNTAGKELYE